The Solanum dulcamara chromosome 6, daSolDulc1.2, whole genome shotgun sequence genome contains the following window.
ctactgaggcacattctaggcgcgatagtggcgcatcgcgcccttacagctcCAAGGCCAAaatttctgggttttggaaaattggcctgaaaaaccctacacaacttttagcggcgcatcgcgccaggggccaaacaactgaggcatgtttctggcgcgatagtggcgcggcgcaccactgcggcgccaagcccatttttccagcaattgcaacccaggcctgaaaatctctattgtggtagttcatcttaggatcgtcatatcttttgaatCTGAACTCCAAATGTTACATTCTTGGTagcgttagaaagaagactcgatgaccattaatttaataggtcgtgggctaccaagatcatcatatatcaaaagatagggtcgttagaagtcaacccctcatgcaaactcctcctcaaacttagccacgacgacccttttggcttgatttggtcctaggggtccttcatgaccccacatcacctctaactctctttaattacttaggaactcatcctaactcatgtgaaaaaaTTCAAGTCCTGCGGTCCAAGTCTccacacacgtgaagaaatgttcgaatcttagcgaaaaaAATTCTGGGGTGTCACAATTATCACCCAAGATTACCATGATTTGATTTTATCCTATTAATGCGCTGTCAGATATTATTTATCTCTCTCCACATAATTATCTCTTATTAATTGTgatctaaataaaaaaaattgtaaagtATTTAATTGaaactaattttaaataaatagagaTATGTTAGGATCTGAAAATAAAATGTTATACGTTGAACATCTTTAAAACTATATTTACAACTTGAAATACCGACTCTTAAATACATTTATGGCGTAAATTATTAGGAATATTTGCACacaatattcaaaattattcttGGAAATTAGCAGTCAGTCTAAAGAGGGCTTTGAGTGACAAAAATTGATCAACAAAAGAGCATGTTCATGTttgtttttttacttttttgaacGAGGAGTTtcttccaaaaataaataaattaatgtgCTGTTAGATTCTGCAATTAAATTCTTGTTTAATATATGAAAAGCTCGATTCTTTTGTATAACATGTATATGGTGACATCATAAATAGGCACTTAGTCGAATGATGATAGCTAAATgaacattttctcaaaattccaTCACATATTTAAACATTTTTACCATGTTAAAATAACATGTATTTACACAAATGGATTGTGACCTCAGAAAAACAATTTGTGGAGATACAGAATTGATCAATTAGTAGAAGACTTTATGATTCAAATGTCTCTTTGATCAATTCAAATTCTTTTCAATTAAAGAAATGCTAATTGTGCTGGACTAATTCTTTGTACTTGATGTGTCCTTTAAATTATCCATCATATATTAATGAAGCAAACATCCAACGTAATCATAGAACAAATCAAATGGAATTAAGTTGACAACATGAGTTTCCAACAATATAAATACCACCATTTAAATTCTTTGTTTCCTCAGCAAGAAATACACGAAAAATAACAGCTATGGCAAAGCATACTATTTTTCTCGCCCTTCTCTTCTGCATCTTCCTTGTTGCTGCAACTGGTGAGTCAAGAATAAATGACATGATTTCTTTAAGATTacgaatttttaaaatatttatttttattaaattttatgacAAGTCAAACATGTCCAATAAAATGAAATGGAGGCAGTGTTAATAGGAGatttttacaatatttattttctcattcttgCAGAAATACAAATGGCAGAAGGCAAATATTGTTGGAAAAAAAGTGACAAGTGGAATGGGCCTTGTCAATACTCTTACAAATGTAGTCATCATTGCAAGCACTACTATGGAGCTAAATATGGTATCTGTAAGAAGTACAAACCATGGGGTCACAAATATTACTGGGCAAAGTATGCTTGCTACTGCTACTCACCTtgccactactaaaaaactttAAGTGTCTCATGGCTTGGCTTTGACTATGTAGACAAACAAAAAGATACCTATTTTATGTGTGTAACAATGTAATAAGGCTGATTTATGAGTGTAATCAGTTTAGTCAAGCTTTGCGTGATGAGCAATTATATTGTATGCCTTTCTATTATTAATTGATGTGAACTATGATATTTATCTATATAAGTATATTTTGCATGTGTAAATTTCACGATCCGAtttttcaagtcatgatggtgcctactatgaTCCTCTGGTAGGCAAGCCGACTCATATTCCAAAACTGTGAGTAACGGGATGTCAGTGTTGAAGACCAAAAATTTaagctaaaaaaataatgacataacgagaacacaaatgaaaagcagaaaaagaaaatcaaaatatatacaaaccaaaagatccctcccagaacctggatgTCACAtttacagagctactacaaaattagtacaagtcctaaaagtggaccacagaaacaagacTGTTTCGAAGAGCAAAAGACAGACAATAAATTCACTACAAACGTGaaaataaatacatacaaatcacaatcacaagTGCTCTTAGGACTTCAAGCAAGGAGAAATTTTCTATGAAGACATATCACCATAAGAATTAAAAGACAGTTTGACCACAAACGATACCAAACAGTTCACATCtcacataataaaatatctgctacaattttcttttcaaacttCGGAGACAAATGAAAATGTTGATGTCCAAATAGTCAGGGTTTACCCAAATGAATACATCTCTTAACTTGAATAAATTGCATAACTTTAGGTCCATTTTGGTTAGTGAGATCTTCTTGGGAGTATTTTTTAACCATTGGGCACATAAAATTGCACCGCCAAAAAGAACTTAATAAATGTGTGGACTTATCGATTGaaacaaatattaaaaaatatataacattTATTAATGTAATGATCTtcgaggtcatttttgtatttttgcgTACTATTTTGTCCCACTCTGTAGCTTCCTTGTAGCTTTTGTATGATGTTGGGTTGGGTGGCATACTTCCCAAGGAGGTTGGATAAGTTTTGCGCGAGTTTTGCCCTTTTGGAGGCTTTTGTagtaaaagagttgactttagtcaacatcctgTGATTCTGATATcattttagaattttgataGTTGCATCagtttcaaaaaggtctttttGGTCTAGTAGGATACTTGGTTCAGATTCCGAGGCttttgttttgagtttgtgtcattaggcattttaactaTGAAGTTTATCCAAAGTTTAACTTCAACCGATATTCTTAGC
Protein-coding sequences here:
- the LOC129893036 gene encoding defensin D1-like — encoded protein: MAKHTIFLALLFCIFLVAATEIQMAEGKYCWKKSDKWNGPCQYSYKCSHHCKHYYGAKYGICKKYKPWGHKYYWAKYACYCYSPCHY